GAGGTTTGCCGGGGCTGTTCCCGCCCTAAGAATTTTGTCGTTAGCTTTGGTCGTTGCTTATTTCAACCATTTAAACGGCTACACTTTGATTGCCTTGGGAAAACAGTGGTATTCGTTTGTCATTGCCATCGGAGCCCTAATTATTAATGTTGCCCTAAATATTGTCTTTATCCCCCGTTTTAGCTTTGAAGCCGCAGCGTTTATCACCTTTGTGACCGAGGGTTTAATTGTCCTGGCGACTTTATTATTTTTGCACCGAACCATTGGTTTGCGGCCGCAAATCCGGGATCTTGTTAGCGTCACTCGGGAAATCATTCAGAAAAGGGGGAAGATTTTTGAGTATGCTTAAAGTTTTTACTGATGGTGGAGCTCGTGGTAACCCCGGCCCGGCAGCCTGTGCTTTTGTGGTGTGGGAGGCTGCCGGAAATTTGCGGGAAAAACGCGGAAAATTCCTCGGCAATAAGACCAACAACGAGGCGGAATATGCTGGGGTGATTGAAGCCCTAAGTTTCTTAAGGAACTTAAGTGACTTAAGAGACTTAAAGATCGACCTTTTCCTGGATTCCCTGTTGGTGGTTAATCAGCTCAATGGGTTATGGAAGGTCAAAGAGGCTCGACTGCGGGAACTAATGCTTCAGGTTCGGAGCTTAGAAAACGGACTAACCGTCACCTACTCTCATGTTTCCCGTTCACAAAATAAAGAGGCGGATCTTCTGGTCAACGAAACACTCGACGGCCAAATGCGCTAGAATGAGTGTGTGAGCCCTGCTGCCAAAATTACTGTCGAAACGAACGAAAGCGCGCCCCTGGCAGTCGTTTATAACACTGGCGATTTAAGTCTGGCGGTGAGGCGGGCGCTCAAAAAACAGCACCTGCGCGTCCTGCACCTGGAAAACGAGGCCACTCCCCTGCCTGTTTTAGAACACCCGGCCTACATTTTTTTCTTCATTAGTGATCAGGTTCCGCTGGCGAACGCAAAATTGCAGTTTCAGGAAGCAGTCAGCAGCGCCGGCGCCAATGGGGCCAAAGTAGTTTTGATTTTAGATAATGTTCAAAACTTTTACGAGAAAGTGCTGGCGTCTCAGGCGGAAAAATTGGGCTGGCCGCTTTCACTAGCCGAAGTTCATGGGGAGATGGACGGGCCGGCCGGACCAACTACGGAAGCTGCCGCCGGAAAAATAGTGCGCCTGGCTTTTTCGTCCGGCGCCGGACATCGGCAGATGATCATGGGTAAAAATAAGGGGACGCCGGTTCAAAGCAACTTTCCCGAAAGGCACTTGTCGGCTCAGGATGTTTTCGACCGCTTAAACAAATTTAATCGCCGCCGCCCTCCGCCGCTAAAAAAATACGCCACGATTACTCTGGTATTAGCCCTGTTTTTTGGCATTTTGTCCCCCCTGTTTTTAATGGGAGCCGTCTCTTTAAAGGCGGTGTTTGAATTAAGCCAGGCCAAGGAAATGCTTATAACCGGCCGCTTTACGCCAGCCGAGAGTTTGGCGACACAGGCAAAACAGGATCTGGTTTATTCCCAAAATATCGCCCGCTTTTTCGGGCCGCTTCTGATCGGTTTCAGTGGCCCCATGAACCGGTACTATGATCTGCTTTCTGTTGGCGAAACCGGAGCGGATGTGGCCGCCCGGGCGGCCCGTTTGGGACCCCTGGCAGATCTGGCAGCAAAAAGCTTTCTTAACGGAGGGCAAAACTTAAGCGCCCTGTCCTCGCAAATTCAAGACGAGACAGGGCCCCTTAATCAGGATCTGGGGTTAATTGAAGCCCAGGTGGGCGGCCTGTCGCCGGCTTCCTTGGGACTGCTTTCTTTTATGGGGGTTCCAGCTGGAAAAATTAAAACTTACGCCGGGGAAATTCCCCGGGTCCGTCAGCTCTTGACCCAGGCCGATCTGGTGCTTTCCGCCTGGCCTCAGATTGTGCCGGCCGAGGGTAAAAAGACCTATCTGGTAGTTTTTCAAAACAGTGCCGAGTTGCGGCCTACCGGCGGGTTCATTGGTTCCTACGGACTGGTCCGGTTTAATAACGGGAAGCTTCTGGATTGGAAAATTTACGATATTTACACGGCCGACGGCAAGCTTGCCGGGACGATTACCCCGCCGGATGAGATCCTGCAGTTCATGGGCCAGCCGGACTGGTATATGCGTGACAGTAACTGGGCGGCAGATTTTCCTTTGACAGCTAAACGCTTGGAATGGTTTTTAGAAAAAGAAACCGGCGAAACAGCTGATGGCGTGATTGCCGTCAATCTGGGAGCAGTTCAAAAGCTTCTGGAGGCTACCGGACCGTTGAATTTGCCCGATTTTGACCAGACGGTTTCAGCCTCAGACTTTTTTCAGAAGGCGGAATATTCTTCGGAAATTAATTTTTTTGCCGGCTCCAGCCAAAAACAGGATTTTCTGGGGGGTGTGGCCCGGGCAATTTTGTCTAAGTTGACAACCGATGACGATAAGAATTATCCGGCTATAGCCAATGCTCTGGTAGCTAGCCTTAATGAAAAAAACATCCTTCTCTATTTTAACGGCACCGAAGCTCAAAAAGCCGTTTTTGGGGCCGGCTGGTCAGGAAGTATTGTTACTCCCGACTGTCAAAAGAAAGGCAGCAATTGCCTGATGCTCGTGGAAGCTAACTTGGGAGCCAATAAAGCCAATTATTTTGTCAAGCGCTCGCTGCGAGTGGATTCGACGGTCAGTAAAGGCGGCGATATTGAAAATACCGTGACGGTTCTTTACCGCAACGATTCCCCGTCTGACACTTGGCCGGGCGGTAAATACAAAAACTACCTGCGGTTTCTGGTACCGGCCGGTTCAAAGCTAATTAGTTTCGATCTGGGTGACGGCCGCAAGCCGGCGGTTTCCCCAACTTTAACCGCCGAGGAACTCTCAAAAGTCGCCCCTGATGAGTTTTTTGTCTTCCAGACGACAGAAAACAATTATGCTAGTTTTGGAACCCTGGTGGAAATTCCTATTGAATCCGACCAGACGGTAACTTTCCGTTATCGTCTGCCGGACAAACTCTCGTTTGCCAACACTAAAACCACTTATGAGTTTCATCTTCTCAAACAGCCGGGAACAAGCGGCGACCTTTTTGATTTTTCCTTAGACTACCCCTCTTTCCTGTCTCCGGTTCAAAAGAATCTGGCAAGCACGGTTCCTCTTGTCTTTAACCAGAAGCTTATATATAATTCAGATCTAACCCAGGATCGGGATTTTGAGGTTAATTTTGAAACAAAGCTATGAAAGCAATTCCTTTGGAAGTTCAGGTTCGGAGTTTAATCGGAAAAAAAGTCAAATCCCTTCGCCGAGACGGATTGGTGCCCGCGACGGTTTATGGGAAAGAAGTTAAATCCCAAAGTCTGGCCGTGCCGGTAAAGGAATTTGCGAAAGTTTTTGCTCAGGCGGGCGAGACCGGATTGGTGGAACTGAAATTTGACAAGACTACGCTTCCTACTCTGATTTCCGAGGTCCAAATTCATCCTTTAAACCGCCAACTGCTTCATGTCCAGTTTCATGCGGTTAAGCTGACAGAAAAAATTAAGGCCAACGTCCCTCTCGAATTGGTGGGCGAGTCGCCAGCAGTGACCAGCAACATTGGGTTGCTGCTTCAGACCCTAAACGAAATCGAAGTGGAAGCCTTGCCGACTGATTTGCCGGAAAAGATCGAAGTAGACACCAGGAAACTTTCCGAAGTGGATCAACAGATAACCGTAGCTGATTTGAAAATTCCCGGCGGAGTAGAAGTGCTCACCGGCAAAGAGGAAGTAGTAGTGAAAGTGGCTCCGGCTGTTTCAGAAGAAGCCAAGAAAGAGGCTGAAGAGGAAGCTGCCAAAGCGGCAGCGGAAGCTGCAACTGAAGGGGCTGGGGAAGCCGTCGCTCCCGCAGAAGGGGAATCCCCTAAAGCCGAAACTCCGGCTGGAGAGAAAGCTTCTTAAGAACCTCGTTATTGGGATCAATTTCCGCAGCTTTTTCCAAGAATTTGTACACGTCAAAATTGCGGTAAATCTGCCCGGAAAGAACCGCTAATTTTAAATAGGCATCCCGGTATCCCGGAAAAGTTTCCGCAAGCTTTTGCCAGAAGACAATATCCTTCTTAATTTGATCTGGCTGATTTTTAATCGCCTGAATTTTCAACACTTCAGAGCTATGAGGGTCATTAAAAGCTTTTAGGGTTTCTGTTTCGGCCGGACTAAAATCGTTAGAGTTAAGAAGAAGCTGTCCCAGAAGGCGGTGAGAGTTGGTGTCGTAGGAATTGACCAGGAGATTATCTTTCAGGGTTTCGAAGGGAGATTTAGGTAAAGTCAGGTTAATAAGCAGGATGACAACAAAGAAAAAAGCCAGCACAAAAACCAGCTCGCGGGCCAGGCGGCGCAGGTACAAGAGGGGAAGCTTTTTCCATGACATGAACAGCCTCAAGTAAGGGCGAAAATTTTGCAGTTTTTCGAAAACTTTTCCTAACTTCTTTCGGGGCAACCCCAAACCTTTCATGCGCCCAAGCATACAGTACTATTATACCTTTCTTACCGGGGCCAGGGGGCAATAATGATAGGATTGTTGCTGTGGTCGGGGAGCAGTCCCCAAAGTTCTTCAGTGACAAACGGGATGAAGGGGTGGAGAAGTTTGAGCAGGGTTTCGAAAGTTTTCAGTAGGGAAGTGTAGGACACAAATCCTTTCTTGTAGTCTTCAAGATACTTATCCGCAAACTCATGCCAGGTAAATTGATAAAGATCTTCCGCCGCCACTCCCAGTTTAAAGGCGTCTAATTCCCGGGTAACCTTTTTAACCAAAGCAGCCAGCTTTTTCGCTAATTCCTTGTCAAGTTTGCCAGTTTTGTTTTTCTGTTCAACACCAAGAATGAACCGCCCGATATTCCAGAGTTTGTTAGTGAAATTCCGATAGCCAATAATCTTTTCTTCGAAGAGTCTCTGGTCCTGGCCGGCGCCAACATTGGCAACCAGGGAAAATCGCAGAGCGTCCGCGCCATATTTACTAACCATATCGAGGGGATTAATGACATTACCTTTGCTTTTACTCATTTTTTGACCTTCCTTGTCGCGGACCAAGCCATGAAGGTATACTGTTTTGAACGGAACTTTTCCTGTCACATACAGTCCAAGCATAATCATTCGGGCTACCCAGAAAAACAGAATATCGTAACCGGTTTCCATAACTGTCGTTGGATAGAATTTTTCAAAATCACCGGGTTTTGTGGTCATGAGGGTTGAGAACGGCCACTGGCCGGAAGAGAACCAAGTGTCAAAAGTGTCGGTTTCTCCCTCGATGGGAACCTTAGCGCCCCAAACAAT
The Patescibacteria group bacterium genome window above contains:
- a CDS encoding 50S ribosomal protein L25, coding for MKAIPLEVQVRSLIGKKVKSLRRDGLVPATVYGKEVKSQSLAVPVKEFAKVFAQAGETGLVELKFDKTTLPTLISEVQIHPLNRQLLHVQFHAVKLTEKIKANVPLELVGESPAVTSNIGLLLQTLNEIEVEALPTDLPEKIEVDTRKLSEVDQQITVADLKIPGGVEVLTGKEEVVVKVAPAVSEEAKKEAEEEAAKAAAEAATEGAGEAVAPAEGESPKAETPAGEKAS
- a CDS encoding ribonuclease HI family protein, producing MLKVFTDGGARGNPGPAACAFVVWEAAGNLREKRGKFLGNKTNNEAEYAGVIEALSFLRNLSDLRDLKIDLFLDSLLVVNQLNGLWKVKEARLRELMLQVRSLENGLTVTYSHVSRSQNKEADLLVNETLDGQMR
- a CDS encoding DUF4012 domain-containing protein, whose translation is MSPAAKITVETNESAPLAVVYNTGDLSLAVRRALKKQHLRVLHLENEATPLPVLEHPAYIFFFISDQVPLANAKLQFQEAVSSAGANGAKVVLILDNVQNFYEKVLASQAEKLGWPLSLAEVHGEMDGPAGPTTEAAAGKIVRLAFSSGAGHRQMIMGKNKGTPVQSNFPERHLSAQDVFDRLNKFNRRRPPPLKKYATITLVLALFFGILSPLFLMGAVSLKAVFELSQAKEMLITGRFTPAESLATQAKQDLVYSQNIARFFGPLLIGFSGPMNRYYDLLSVGETGADVAARAARLGPLADLAAKSFLNGGQNLSALSSQIQDETGPLNQDLGLIEAQVGGLSPASLGLLSFMGVPAGKIKTYAGEIPRVRQLLTQADLVLSAWPQIVPAEGKKTYLVVFQNSAELRPTGGFIGSYGLVRFNNGKLLDWKIYDIYTADGKLAGTITPPDEILQFMGQPDWYMRDSNWAADFPLTAKRLEWFLEKETGETADGVIAVNLGAVQKLLEATGPLNLPDFDQTVSASDFFQKAEYSSEINFFAGSSQKQDFLGGVARAILSKLTTDDDKNYPAIANALVASLNEKNILLYFNGTEAQKAVFGAGWSGSIVTPDCQKKGSNCLMLVEANLGANKANYFVKRSLRVDSTVSKGGDIENTVTVLYRNDSPSDTWPGGKYKNYLRFLVPAGSKLISFDLGDGRKPAVSPTLTAEELSKVAPDEFFVFQTTENNYASFGTLVEIPIESDQTVTFRYRLPDKLSFANTKTTYEFHLLKQPGTSGDLFDFSLDYPSFLSPVQKNLASTVPLVFNQKLIYNSDLTQDRDFEVNFETKL